ATAAGAAATCTAGGCTCTTGATGATTGATAAGAGAAAGAAAGAATAAAGGTATAAATATAGCACCCGACATAAGACCCACTATACTTTGTGCTCTAGGTAAACCCTGGTATTCAGCACGAAAGAACCTAATCATCATGTGGGCAAAAGAAACCAAAGCTATGATACCCAAAATGCCATAAAGTAAAggaatattaacaaataaatgtatatacttGGGATGTAAACCATGTTCGGCAGTTTTCTTAGAGTCtagattatatttaataaaattccaaggagtaaatacaaaattatctaTACTTATATGGCCAGTTTGTATTTCTCCCGCGGTTAAATGTTGATAATACAAAGAGTcgcaaaatataaagaaaactgtgCAGGGTATGGcacttaaacaaaacaaaatcatgcgtaaatgaaaatctaaaaaagtaacaGTCTTAGTGCCCATTCCTCTCAACAGCCAATAGAAAACCATGGGTGAACCGAATAAAAGAAAAGTAGGACGATTGAATACACCTGCCACACAAACAGAAGACATGGCAAAGAGCCTATTAAAGTTATGCGGTGGTAAAGCGGTCTTCAGTTTCCATATTTTAACACGTTCTCCTATAGAAGCAGCCTTATCGTATTTTTCCTCTAgaaattcctttttataaacCACCGTATTAGTGGTAATCATGCATTCAGCCACCATATATAAAAGCAAAGAACACAAAGCCATTTCTATGGTATTCGAAAAGGTATGAGTGCCAAACACTAACATAACCCAACTACTGCCCAAAGCTAATAAACGTATCTCATATCTTAAGCTATACAAACAGCATACTCGATACAATGACCAATCATTAACAAATGATAATAAACAATAGATTAGGCGTGGGAATACCAAATAAGTATAACTAACTAATATATCTATACTTAGGTATTCCTTGAAATAAACAGCAAAGAATTCCAAAAAACTCCAGGGCACTCTTAACAGCATAAAGGGTAGTGTTATACTGCGCACCGGTAAAGTGTTGTTAAATTCCCAAGTTCTTACATGCTCCAAACGAAAATGATCACCTACAACACCATAAAACACAGAATTATCTTTGTCATAGAAAAAATAAGCATACAAAAACTTACCATTTATCACTTCCACTGTTTGAAAAAATTCATCGGGATGCACATAACCCAATTGAGGTATAAACACTAGCACTATACGCAATAcggcaaaaaataaataagtacacAGATTTTCATCACTATTGGTACGTTTTCGAAACCATAATTGATTAATATTTGTggctaatttcatatttattttattataattttttaatgaatgaaaattttatgaaaaaatcaaaacatttcTTTGATGCAATTTATTAAGGGGTGACGTGATGACATTTAAAAGCATTCACaatagtttgttattgttttgccaaccaaaatttgttgtttgtgtgtgtagCGGTGAGTGTCACAAACGAATCACAATAGCTGAACAgctgttttaaaatgttgttcatTAAGAGATTATTTTATTGAAGTTGagcgattttatttattttatcggAATACTATTATTGAATATGAGcgttttttattgcatttggAAGAccaatagactgtagtcttctGTCTAGAATAAACTCTATAATATATATAGTCTTAttcactagactattgactgaaaTATATACTAGCCTGAAAATAAGATTATAcgctatagattggactattgTGGGGACAAGAGATTTCTTTGGTCTACAGATTGTGTTAAAACCTGAACCATAGATTGAGCTCTATTCTGGACACAGTGTtacaactacaactgaactataactgaattagaactaaactagaactgagataaatctgaactagaactgaactagaaatgaactagaactgaactagaactagaacttaactagaactgaactagaactgaactagaactgaactagaactgaactagaactgaactagaactgaactagaactgaactagaactgaactagaactgaactagaactgaactagaactgaactagaactgaactagaactgaactagaactgaactagaactgaactagaactgaactagaactgaactagaactgaactagaactgaactagaactgaactagaactgaactaaactaaaactgatctaacactgaactagatctgagctagaactgaactagaactgaactagaactgaataaaactgaactagaactaaactagaactgaactagaactgaactagaactgaactagaactgaactagaactgaactagaactgaactagaactgaactagaactgaactagaactgaactagaactgaactagaactgaactagaactgaactagaactgaactagaactgaactagaactgaactagaactgaactagaactgaactagaactgaactagaactgaactagaactgaactagaactgaactagaactgaactagaactgaactagaactagaactagaactagaactagaactagaactagaactagaactgaactgaactagaactagaactgaactagaactgaactagagctgaactagaactgaactagaactgtactaggactgaattaaaattgaaatagaactaaacgataattgaattagaactgatttagaactgaactagaattttactagatctaaactaaaatttaactaaaactgaacaagaacttaactagaaattaactaaaactgaactagaatttctGGACTATTGACAAGATTATAACTGCCTGGAATAAAATCCAGTATGAAGTCTATTCTTCTCTCTCATATTCACATATTCTCTTTAACATATAACTCTCTTACAATAAAACGGTAAAAAGCACAagtatttttatcataaatatcaACGTAATATTGTCATAAATTACCATATAATGAGTACATTTGTTTTGCTTATGTattcaaacaaaacaattactaatttttcttttattttttgcaaaaaaaaaaaaaaacaaaacaaaacatgtttcTTATCTTTTATCCCGCTAGACAATTAACATTCACACGCATACTGCGTTACAtgcaatataaacaaaataaaacaggaAAAAAGTAAGAGAAGAAACAGCAAGTGTAacggttttttttttggcatgtCAAACCAAAAGAACTgacaaatatgaaaaacagTTGATTGACAGTCTTCAGCAGGTGAAGTTTGAACGCAAAAAAGCCAACAGAAAAAGTTATTAAACGGGAAAAGGAAACGGAAAATATCTAGAACTACAGCCTAGAAGTATGCAATGTATAGAAAGTACAAAGTCTTATTACAACAATACATCGTCAGCACTATTAGCCTCTATATTAGCCACCAGCACTAACAACAACTCCTTCAACTCTGAGGAAGCCTCAAACTCACACACCTTTAGCCAAGAATCGGGCGAAATAACAGAATGTGTGTGGCGTCGTAGTGAGTTATCAGCTTTGGAATTTGTTATTTATGCTTTTGTGGTGCCTTCGTTGGCATTTTTTGGTTTATGTGCCAACTTTATAAATGCCATTGTCTTTATGAGACCCAAAATGACACCGTCAGCCTTTAGTTATTTGGCTGCTCTCTCTTGGCTCGACTGTATATCGTGTATGCTAATAACCCTGACAGCTTTTTCACGCAGTTTTCTCTATTCGAGCACATTTTGGATGGCCTATGATTTTCAGTGGCAAACCCCTTTGTTTGGCATAACCACCGGAGCAGCAAATCTCATATTGGCCTGTGTTAGTTTAGatcgttttatttatttgcattggGGCATACCGAATGGCACACCTAAGTTTTGTAGACGTTTCGTGGCTAGAAGAATGATTTTTGCTGTGATTTTATTGGCGATTATAGTGAATGTGCcctatttttgtgtatttgtgGTAAATGATGATGGAACATTTGAAACAACGGCATTTTACTTTTCAAAGTGagtaatttacattttaagttcacactatttttttgtattttgtttgcgATTATGAAAGGAAAaggataaatttttctttctgttaTGATGTTTTGATAATAATGGATTTGTTTTGTCGCTTCAAAAATTTACTACCGttataaattaatgtaatttttttaatgcctGATAAGATAAGAATGAAAAAAGTGGCCAGATGTTTGTAAGTTTTCTAACCCTGAATGGGAAGAGAAAAATGGCCAAAATTCTAAAATGGATTATTCAAAATTaatctacaactgaactagaactgaaccagaactgaactagaactgaactagaactgaactagaactgaactagaactgaactagaactgaactagaactgaactaaaactgaactaaaactgaactagaactgaactagaactgaactagaaatataactaaactagaactgaactagaactgaactagaactgaactagaactgaactagaaatagaactaaactagaactgaactagaactgaactagaactgaactaaaactgaactagaacttaactagaactgaactagaattgtactagaactgaactagatctaaactagaactgaactaatactgaactagaactaaactagaactgaactagaactgaaatagaactgaactagaactgaactagaactgaactagaactgaactagaactgaactagaactgaactaNNNNNNNNNNNNNNNNNNNNNNNNNNNNNNNNNNNNNNNNNNNNNNNNNNNNNNNNNNNNNNNNNNNNNNNNNNNNNNNNNNNNNNNNNNNNNNNNNNNNctagttcagttctagtttagttctagttcagttctagttcagttctagttcagttctagttcagttctagttcagttctagttcagt
The window above is part of the Lucilia cuprina isolate Lc7/37 chromosome 6, ASM2204524v1, whole genome shotgun sequence genome. Proteins encoded here:
- the LOC111684372 gene encoding GPI mannosyltransferase 4 — encoded protein: MKLATNINQLWFRKRTNSDENLCTYLFFAVLRIVLVFIPQLGYVHPDEFFQTVEVINGDHFRLEHVRTWEFNNTLPVRSITLPFMLLRVPWSFLEFFAVYFKEYLSIDILVSYTYLVFPRLIYCLLSFVNDWSLYRVCCLYSLRYEIRLLALGSSWVMLVFGTHTFSNTIEMALCSLLLYMVAECMITTNTVVYKKEFLEEKYDKAASIGERVKIWKLKTALPPHNFNRLFAMSSVCVAGVFNRPTFLLFGSPMVFYWLLRGMGTKTVTFLDFHLRMILFCLSAIPCTVFFIFCDSLYYQHLTAGEIQTGHISIDNFVFTPWNFIKYNLDSKKTAEHGLHPKYIHLFVNIPLLYGILGIIALVSFAHMMIRFFRAEYQGLPRAQSIVGLMSGAIFIPLFFLSLINHQEPRFLIPFTFPIILLHGPKLLTGFSAHYPFRMEHPWLRLLYDKILCSKVSAVYVLKIWYISNITLTVFFGFIHQAGIFPLTQYFEQAVKLKSPDQHFHLITSHTYMVPLSFINLPSSQTVHFNRQTKQRYKKQKDFYLYEYGGMDLKNVISKLKLIIANNELKKESKKIRYRVFLALPSSLSDDLDYVLQQSNVSYLTYDLKRIFYPHLSTEAFPQFLGRHPAIIDPPHWSEDNLKGYCSLEQEPELSFSYFSKQFSSFIHQFGLALYEFELKRNRPKLKNSLTNGKCYI
- the LOC111684379 gene encoding uncharacterized protein LOC111684379, producing the protein MQCIESTKSYYNNTSSALLASILATSTNNNSFNSEEASNSHTFSQESGEITECVWRRSELSALEFVIYAFVVPSLAFFGLCANFINAIVFMRPKMTPSAFSYLAALSWLDCISCMLITLTAFSRSFLYSSTFWMAYDFQWQTPLFGITTGAANLILACVSLDRFIYLHWGIPNGTPKFCRRFVARRMIFAVILLAIIVNVPYFCVFVVNDDGTFETTAFYFSK